The Alloyangia pacifica DNA segment AGCGGTCATTCTCCAGCGGCGCGACATGCTCGCGGATCTTGCCCACCACGCGCGCGAGGCGATGCGAGGTCTTCAGCGGCGCGCGGAAATCCACGCCCTGCGCGGCGCAGAGCGCCTCGACCCCGAGGATCACCGACAGGTTGCGGTTCATCAGACCAAGGCGGCGCGCGCCGTGGGCGGCCATCGACACATGGTCCTCCTGATTGGCCGAGGTCGGCGTGCTGTCGGTCGAGCAGGGGTTGGCGAGGTGCTTGTTCTCGGACATGAGCGCGGCGGTGGTCACCTCGGCGATCATGTAGCCCGAATTCAGCCCTGGCGCGGGCGTCAGGAAGGGCGGCAAGTCGTGGTTCATCGCCGGATCGACCATCAGCGCGACGCGGCGCTGCGCGATGGCGCCGATTTCCGACAGCGCCAGCGCGATCTGGTCGGCGGCAAAGGCCACCGGCTCGGCGTGGAAGTTGCCGCCCGACACGATCTGCCCCGGCCCCAGAACCAGCGGGTTGTCGGTGACCGCGTTGGCTTCGATCTCGAGCGTGGTCGCGGCGTAGCGCAGAAGATCGATGGCCGCGCCCGCCACCTGCGGCTGGCAGCGGATGCAATAGGGATCCTGCACCCGGGTGTCGCCGATCCGGTGGCTCTCGCGGATCTCCGAGCCTTCCATCAGGTCGCGGATGCCCGCCGCAACCTCGATCTGGCCGCGATGGCCGCGCAGCGTGTGGATCTCGGCGCGGGTGGGCGCGGTGGAGCCCATGATCGCGTCCGTGGTGAGGCTGGCGGTGACGATCGAGGTCTGCGCGTTGCGCCAGCCCTCGAACAGCCCCACCAGCGCCAGCGCGGTCGAGAACTGCGTGCCGTTGATCAGCGCGAGACCTTCCTTCGGCCCCAGCACCACAGGTTCCAGCCCGGCCTTC contains these protein-coding regions:
- the hutH gene encoding histidine ammonia-lyase encodes the protein MILTPGAATLAQLEQLWRTDAPARLDDAARPGIAASAKVVADAAAGSEAIYGVNTGFGKLASIKIAPEDTATLQRNLILSHCCGVGEPLPRATTRLMMALKLLSLGRGASGVQVQTVDLLEAMLEKGVTPVVPCQGSVGASGDLAPLAHMTAVLLGAGQAEFGGDVHHGAEALAKAGLEPVVLGPKEGLALINGTQFSTALALVGLFEGWRNAQTSIVTASLTTDAIMGSTAPTRAEIHTLRGHRGQIEVAAGIRDLMEGSEIRESHRIGDTRVQDPYCIRCQPQVAGAAIDLLRYAATTLEIEANAVTDNPLVLGPGQIVSGGNFHAEPVAFAADQIALALSEIGAIAQRRVALMVDPAMNHDLPPFLTPAPGLNSGYMIAEVTTAALMSENKHLANPCSTDSTPTSANQEDHVSMAAHGARRLGLMNRNLSVILGVEALCAAQGVDFRAPLKTSHRLARVVGKIREHVAPLENDRYLAPDLEKGAALVRTGALLAAAGLEEAL